The following are encoded together in the Lactuca sativa cultivar Salinas chromosome 1, Lsat_Salinas_v11, whole genome shotgun sequence genome:
- the LOC111916769 gene encoding cytochrome P450 Tp4149 — MATFPSLQLFLLSFITSIILMICIRFKFFSFGLKIKKCLPPSPRKLPIIGNLHQLGSHPHQSLHALSKKYGPLMLIHLGSIPTLVASSIDAAQEILKTHDSSFSSRPNIAIVKILFYGGKNLIFSPQGEHWRKMRTVLVTRLVSNARVKLFRKVREDETRNLIGVLVESRGSVVDMSALIVKLTNTIICKLAFGRVHSGSKFTNLLTEHIEMIATFSVGSYIPWLSWVDRLTGLEGRAKRGAQEFDVFLEGVIEEHVNKKRGMDAKGDDVQDIVDILLEFQNENTSDFTLDSDSLKAVILDVFAGGTDTIYNTLVWILTELIRNPRVMKKLQQEVTKVAQGRSMLFEEDFEKMEYLKAVIKESYRLHPPAPFLLPRESVEDVKMMGYDIPAGTRVFVNAWAIGRDPTVWENFEEFKPERFLDSSIDFKGHHFELIPFGAGRRGCPAIHFSVTIFELVLVNLVYKFDFRLPDGEKIEDMDMSERNGLTVHKKVPLLVVPTPR, encoded by the exons ATGGCAACATTCCCATCCCTTCAATTGTTTCTCCTTTCGTTCATTACATCTATCATTTTGATGATCTGTATTCGTTTCAAATTCTTTTCATTTGGTTTGAAGATCAAAAAATGTTTACCCCCATCTCCACGAAAGCTTCCAATCATTGGAAACCTCCACCAACTAGGATCGCACCCCCATCAATCTCTACATGCTTTGTCTAAGAAATATGGTCCACTCATGCTCATTCACCTTGGTAGCATACCGACACTTGTAGCTTCATCAATCGACGCAGCCCAAGAAATCTTGAAAACCCATGATTCATCATTTTCAAGTCGGCCCAATATAGCTATAGTCAAAATCCTTTTCTATGGTGGTAAGAACCTAATATTTTCTCCACAAGGGGAACATTGGAGGAAGATGAGGACTGTTTTAGTCACCCGTCTAGTTAGTAATGCACGTGTTAAGTTATTTCGAAAAGTAAGAGAGGACGAAACAAGGAATCTGATTGGCGTGCTTGTAGAGAGTCGTGGCTCTGTGGTTGATATGAGTGCATTAATAGTCAAACTTACAAACACGATAATTTGTAAGTTGGCATTCGGGAGGGTACATTCTGGGTCCAAGTTCACAAACTTATTAACAGAACACATCGAAATGATTGCTACTTTTAGTGTGGGGAGTTATATTCCATGGTTATCCTGGGTAGATAGACTGACTGGCTTAGAGGGAAGAGCAAAAAGAGGTGCTCAAGAATTTGACGTGTTCCTTGAAGGTGTTATTGAAGAACATGTGAATAAAAAAAGAGGAATGGATGCTAAAGGTGATGATGTGCAAGACATAGTTGACATCTTATTGGAATTCCAAAATGAGAACACAAGCGACTTTACCCTTGACAGCGATTCCCTTAAAGCAGTTATTttg GATGTATTTGCCGGGGGAACGGATACTATATACAACACTTTGGTATGGATACTCACTGAGCTAATAAGAAACCCAAGAGTAATGAAAAAATTACAGCAGGAAGTTACAAAAGTGGCACAAGGGAGATCCATGCTTTTCGAGGAAGATTTTGAGAAAATGGAGTACCTAAAAGCTGTGATAAAGGAGTCCTACCGATTGCATCCTCCGGCCCCATTTCTTCTTCCTCGGGAATCAGTAGAAGATGTGAAAATGATGGGATATGATATTCCAGCAGGCACACGAGTGTTTGTCAATGCCTGGGCAATAGGAAGAGATCCTACGGTATGGGAAAATTTTGAGGAGTTTAAGCCTGAAAGATTCTTGGACAGTTCCATTGACTTTAAAGGGCATCATTTCGAGTTGATTCCATTTGGTGCCGGCCGTAGAGGATGCCCTGCAATTCATTTTAGTGTAACTATCTTCGAGCTTGTATTAGTAAATCTCGTATACAAGTTTGATTTCAGATTGCCAGATGGAGAGAAAATAGAGGATATGGACATGAGTGAGAGAAATGGGCTTACAGTCCATAAGAAGGTCCCTTTACTGGTTGTGCCGACTCCTCGGTAG